CGCTTCACGCGCACCGTCCCGGCGCCCGGCTCGATGGCGACCACCAGCGTCGCGTGCGGCCAGCCCAGCCGCGCGGCCAGAATCACGCCCGTCTGCCCGCTGCCGGTGTCATCGGACTGCAGACCCGTCAGCACCAGCTCCGGCTGCTCCTCGCGCACGGCAACCTCCAGCAGCCGCGCGTTGATCGAAGGGTCCGTGCCGCGGGCGGCTTCCCCCTCCACCGGAATGTGAATGGCCCGGTCCGCGCCTTTGGCCAGCGCTTCGCGCAGCGCTGTCTGCACCCGCGCGGGACCCGCCGACAGGGCGATCACCTCTCCGCCGGACGCCTCTTTCAGCTGCAGCGCCGCCTCCAGCGCGTACGCGTCCGGCTCGTTCATTTCGTACTGCAGCGCGGACTCGTCGATCCAGGCGCCCGAGGACTCGACGGGGAGATCGCGCGCAGGCACCTGCTTGAGAGCGACAAGGATCTTCATCAGAAACACTCCTGCCGGCCGCCGCCGGCGCCGCCCGCCGCTCAGGCAGCGGCTCTATTCCGAGTACCGCTTGAAAATCAGGCTGCCGTTGGTGCCGCCGAAGCCGAACGAATTCGACAGGGCGTATTCAATCTTCATCGGCCGCGCCTTGTGGGGCACGAAATCGAGATCGCACTGCTCGTCCGGGTTGTCCAGATTGATCGTCGGCGGAGCGATCTGATCGCGGATGGCGAACACCGTCAGCGCGGCTTCCAGCCCGCCGGCGCCGCCCAGCAGATGGCCGGTCATCGACTTCGTGGAGCTGACCGCGATCTTCGCGGCGTGCTCGCCGAATGTCCGCTTCAGAGCCAGGCACTCGATGACGTCGCCCACGGGCGTCGACGTGCCGTGGGCGTTGACGTAGTCGATCTGCTCCGGTCCGATGCCCGCGTCCCGCATCGCGTTCCGCATCACCCGGTAGGCGCCGTCGCCGTCTTCCGACGGCGCAGTGATGTGGTACGCATCGCCGCTCATCCCGTAGCCGACGATCTCGGCCAGGATCGGCGCCCCCCGGCGGCGGGCGAACTCAAGCTCTTCCAGGATCAGAATCCCTGCGCCCTCGCCCACAACGAATCCGTCGCGGTCCCTGTCCCACGGACGCGACGCCTTTTCCGGCTCGTCGTTGCGCGTCGACAGCGCCCGCATCGCCGCGAACCCGCCGACGCCCATCGGCGTGATGCACGCCTCAGCCCCGCCGCAGATCATCACGTCCGCGTAGCCGTGCTGAATCAGCCGGAACGAATCGCCAATGCAGTGCGCGCTCGTCGTGCACGCCGTCGCCGTCGCCGAGTTCGGACCCTTCGCGCCCGTGCGGATGCTCACGTTGCCCGACGCCAGGTTCACGATCGAGGCCGGAATGAAGAACGGGCTGATGCGGTCCGGACCCTTCTCGAGCAGCGTGCGGTGCTCCCGTTCGATCACCTCGAACGCGCCGATGCCGCTGCCGATGTACACGCCCACCATCTCGGCGATCTCCGGCGTCACCTCCAGCCCGCAGGCCTTCATCGCCTCCTC
This DNA window, taken from Bryobacteraceae bacterium, encodes the following:
- a CDS encoding electron transfer flavoprotein subunit beta, encoding MKILVALKQVPARDLPVESSGAWIDESALQYEMNEPDAYALEAALQLKEASGGEVIALSAGPARVQTALREALAKGADRAIHIPVEGEAARGTDPSINARLLEVAVREEQPELVLTGLQSDDTGSGQTGVILAARLGWPHATLVVAIEPGAGTVRVKRELEAGWYQHVTLPVPAVLTIQSGISRLRYATLMGIKRAKTKEIRVAEPPAEALAGGGLRLIGLAEPRRQKQTQFLEGSPSEQAAQLVEKLRFEARVL
- a CDS encoding 3-oxoacyl-[acyl-carrier-protein] synthase 2, producing the protein MARRVVVTGVGVISALGNNAADTWQAILESRCGIGPITQFDCEKFSCRIAAEVKGFDPLQYFEKKELKKVGRFIQFAVAASEEAMKACGLEVTPEIAEMVGVYIGSGIGAFEVIEREHRTLLEKGPDRISPFFIPASIVNLASGNVSIRTGAKGPNSATATACTTSAHCIGDSFRLIQHGYADVMICGGAEACITPMGVGGFAAMRALSTRNDEPEKASRPWDRDRDGFVVGEGAGILILEELEFARRRGAPILAEIVGYGMSGDAYHITAPSEDGDGAYRVMRNAMRDAGIGPEQIDYVNAHGTSTPVGDVIECLALKRTFGEHAAKIAVSSTKSMTGHLLGGAGGLEAALTVFAIRDQIAPPTINLDNPDEQCDLDFVPHKARPMKIEYALSNSFGFGGTNGSLIFKRYSE